The following coding sequences are from one Methanohalophilus halophilus window:
- a CDS encoding methyltransferase cognate corrinoid protein, whose translation MGKQEMYDKLRDAIVNQDINGAGPLVQEALDAGLTPFEIINDGLSVGMKIIGDRFEAAEVYLPQIMMSAKAMKAAMEILDPILAEDETAESVGTCIKFVQEGDIHDIGHRLVATMLGANGFTVIDMGVDVPNDKVIEEVAAHKGEKLMLSGSALMTTSMLGQKDVMRLLEEEGLRDSVKVMFGGAPVTDSWIKEIGADATAENAAEAANVALELMKK comes from the coding sequence ATGGGAAAACAGGAAATGTATGATAAACTCAGAGATGCGATTGTCAACCAGGACATCAATGGTGCTGGCCCCCTCGTCCAGGAAGCCCTGGATGCAGGTTTAACTCCTTTTGAGATCATCAACGATGGTCTTTCTGTCGGTATGAAGATCATTGGTGACAGATTCGAAGCCGCCGAAGTCTACCTTCCCCAGATAATGATGTCTGCCAAGGCCATGAAAGCCGCCATGGAAATTCTTGATCCAATCCTTGCAGAGGATGAAACTGCAGAATCTGTCGGAACCTGCATCAAGTTCGTTCAGGAAGGTGACATCCATGATATCGGTCACAGGCTTGTTGCAACCATGCTCGGTGCAAACGGTTTCACCGTTATCGACATGGGTGTTGACGTACCCAACGACAAGGTCATCGAAGAAGTAGCAGCCCACAAAGGCGAGAAACTTATGCTCTCCGGCTCTGCCCTTATGACCACTTCCATGCTCGGCCAGAAAGACGTCATGCGTCTGCTTGAAGAAGAAGGTCTCCGTGACTCTGTAAAAGTAATGTTCGGTGGTGCTCCAGTCACAGATTCCTGGATTAAGGAAATCGGTGCTGACGCAACAGCAGAAAACGCAGCAGAAGCAGCCAATGTGGCTCTTGAATTAATGAAAAAATAA
- a CDS encoding helix-turn-helix domain-containing protein — protein MAKKEMYPIKEKMSMESLEKRIRYIEYLTKVLTRLYFIRYRYKGFSVEESAKKTGVTKRVGYIWQRRWNRDGYPGLFPKYGGGRPSKLSEEQKYELKNILREKKKWKTSDVQAIIKEKFNVDYSSKQVKVIIDSLS, from the coding sequence ATGGCAAAAAAAGAAATGTATCCTATTAAAGAAAAGATGAGCATGGAAAGCCTGGAAAAAAGGATAAGATACATAGAATACCTTACGAAAGTTTTGACCCGTTTGTACTTCATAAGATATCGATACAAGGGTTTTTCAGTGGAAGAATCTGCAAAAAAAACAGGCGTCACAAAAAGGGTTGGTTACATATGGCAGAGAAGATGGAACCGGGATGGATATCCCGGATTATTTCCCAAATATGGTGGTGGCAGACCTTCAAAACTCAGTGAAGAACAGAAGTACGAACTGAAAAATATACTTCGGGAAAAAAAGAAATGGAAAACTTCTGATGTACAGGCAATTATAAAAGAAAAATTTAATGTGGATTATTCATCAAAACAAGTAAAAGTGATTATTGATTCCTTATCCTAA
- a CDS encoding helix-turn-helix transcriptional regulator: MGSSLSDTVWLSDKRLNLLLLLMEGPRNIDQIKTSLNVTSRGMMPQIKKLKEKYLIVEENEQYCLSTIGGLIVEKMLPLLNTIEMVNNDDTYLEAHDLSELPPKLFRRLYELGNYLLIEPDLNHTFEIPREFTENLLKSKNIKSIISFYRPEYPDIYCELMEHAESMSLIMTPPVFERMKHSCDSKMTRLIRAPHIHVYIFPENSRPPGLDTSDRFTYISFLDKNGRYDHKDIMSFDESALKWGDELFDYYCSLCEKIES; this comes from the coding sequence ATGGGTTCTTCGCTAAGTGATACAGTTTGGCTTTCCGATAAGAGATTGAATCTCTTGCTTCTTTTAATGGAAGGCCCCAGGAACATCGATCAGATAAAGACATCTCTGAATGTGACTTCTAGGGGCATGATGCCCCAGATCAAAAAACTGAAAGAGAAGTACCTGATAGTTGAAGAGAATGAACAATACTGTCTTTCCACTATCGGGGGACTAATCGTTGAGAAAATGCTTCCTCTCTTGAATACGATAGAGATGGTGAACAATGACGATACATATCTGGAAGCACATGACTTAAGTGAATTACCACCAAAATTATTTCGCAGGCTGTATGAACTTGGGAATTATCTTTTGATTGAACCTGACTTAAATCATACCTTTGAAATTCCCCGGGAATTCACTGAAAACCTGCTCAAGTCCAAAAATATAAAATCGATAATCTCTTTTTACCGACCGGAATATCCTGATATTTATTGTGAATTAATGGAACATGCAGAGAGCATGTCTTTGATTATGACACCACCTGTTTTTGAAAGAATGAAACATTCATGTGATTCTAAAATGACCCGCCTTATAAGGGCTCCGCATATTCATGTGTATATTTTTCCGGAAAATAGCAGACCTCCTGGCCTTGACACATCGGATAGGTTTACTTACATAAGTTTTCTTGATAAAAACGGACGTTATGATCATAAAGATATAATGAGTTTTGATGAGAGTGCCCTTAAATGGGGAGATGAGCTTTTCGACTATTATTGCTCTCTTTGTGAAAAGATTGAAAGTTGA
- a CDS encoding damage-control phosphatase ARMT1 family protein, with protein MKMDPRCTYCLLSRVHYEAELATDDTDKIYRAITECMDVIRDTYKPDVAAGVVSTAVHRKAYEIIENNDPYYNLKELSNNTAMQVYPAAKDLIYQNGPSLEEAFRRAILAAVIGNYFDFGVMGFDVGEDVFDETFRNVFYKGLDVDDTSEMFKMLDNVIYVADNCGEIILDTFVFDIIKKAGGNITLVVRGEPILTDVTMEDVRQLNLEDKVDRVLTTGCNAIGVAFDEAPQELLEAFDKASLIISKGMANYETLSERKMGPIAYLLQTKCESVAQDMGLEKGYSVAKLMR; from the coding sequence ATGAAGATGGACCCACGCTGTACTTACTGCCTTCTTTCAAGAGTACACTATGAAGCAGAACTTGCAACAGATGACACAGATAAAATATACAGGGCAATTACAGAGTGCATGGATGTGATACGAGACACCTACAAGCCGGACGTTGCCGCAGGAGTGGTGTCAACAGCCGTACACAGGAAAGCCTATGAAATAATTGAAAACAACGATCCATACTATAACTTAAAGGAACTTAGTAATAATACGGCAATGCAGGTATATCCTGCTGCTAAAGACCTTATCTATCAAAATGGACCTTCACTGGAAGAAGCATTCAGAAGAGCGATACTTGCAGCAGTTATAGGGAACTATTTTGACTTTGGAGTAATGGGTTTTGATGTTGGAGAAGATGTTTTTGATGAAACATTCAGGAACGTCTTTTACAAAGGACTTGACGTTGACGATACATCCGAAATGTTCAAAATGCTTGATAATGTTATATATGTGGCTGACAATTGCGGCGAAATTATTCTTGATACATTTGTTTTCGATATCATCAAAAAAGCAGGAGGCAACATCACACTTGTTGTGCGGGGAGAACCTATACTAACCGATGTGACTATGGAAGACGTAAGGCAACTCAACCTGGAAGATAAAGTCGACAGGGTTTTGACTACAGGCTGTAATGCAATCGGAGTTGCTTTTGATGAGGCACCGCAAGAATTACTAGAAGCCTTTGACAAAGCAAGTCTTATTATCAGCAAAGGTATGGCAAATTACGAAACCCTTTCAGAAAGAAAAATGGGCCCCATTGCTTACCTGCTGCAGACAAAATGCGAAAGTGTTGCACAGGACATGGGTCTTGAGAAAGGTTATTCGGTTGCCAAACTCATGAGGTGA